From one Pseudomonas fluorescens genomic stretch:
- a CDS encoding tetratricopeptide repeat protein, with protein MKFRSKTLIAPAAQTPLPEPKRFSLKVALWLLDSPRLGDNPNVKHFAGRLLKQPARQGVVVAQSRLGQMLCRDCGNARDRRIGHELLRQAARAGDRRAQLEYGRLCALGQLNEPAQGRYWLEQAAAQGSQEALRLLRQLPEA; from the coding sequence ATGAAGTTTCGCTCCAAAACCCTCATTGCCCCTGCTGCCCAGACACCCCTGCCGGAGCCCAAGCGCTTCTCCTTGAAGGTCGCCTTGTGGTTGCTCGACAGCCCGCGTCTGGGTGACAACCCCAACGTCAAGCACTTTGCCGGGCGCCTGCTCAAGCAGCCGGCGCGCCAGGGCGTGGTGGTGGCGCAGAGCCGCCTGGGGCAGATGCTCTGCCGCGATTGCGGCAATGCCCGCGACCGTCGTATCGGCCACGAACTGCTGCGCCAGGCGGCGCGGGCCGGTGATCGCCGGGCCCAGCTCGAATACGGCCGGCTGTGCGCCCTCGGGCAACTGAACGAACCCGCCCAAGGCCGCTATTGGCTGGAGCAGGCGGCGGCCCAGGGCTCGCAGGAGGCGCTGCGTCTGCTCAGGCAATTGCCTGAAGCCTGA
- the rmuC gene encoding DNA recombination protein RmuC has product MAVDLTSIVLGIVVAAVPCLALVLQVQRRLSVRQADAALLEERLSSVQLAQEGLLAQLDASRDEISDLSQANAAKQATLAAQARELELLQMDRDEARDAAHAWQLERASREAELRRLDAQSAALGAELREQQESHQQRLDDLQGSRDELRAQFAEMATKIFDEREQRFAQTSQQHLGQLLDPLKERIQAFEKRVEDSYQQEARERFSLAKELERLQQLNLRLSDEATNLTQALKGQKTQGNWGELILERVLEHAGLEKGREYQTQVSLKSADGERFQPDVLIMLPGDKQVVVDSKVSLTAYQQYVAADDSEIAQAALKQHVLSLRNHVKGLSGKDYNRLEGLHSLDFVLLFVPIEAAFSAALQAEPNLFQEAFDRQIVIVSPTTLLATLRVIDSLWKQERQSQNAREIAERAGWLYDKFVLFIQDLDELGNRLQQVDKAYSAARNKLCEGRGNLISRSEQLKLLGARASKSLPADLLERAMSEGDPLAASALTGPGLDAD; this is encoded by the coding sequence ATGGCAGTGGATCTGACCAGCATTGTGCTGGGTATCGTGGTGGCGGCTGTGCCGTGTCTGGCGCTGGTGCTGCAGGTGCAACGGCGCCTGAGTGTGCGCCAGGCTGACGCGGCGTTACTCGAGGAGCGCTTGAGCAGTGTGCAGTTGGCCCAGGAAGGCCTGCTCGCCCAGCTCGATGCCAGCCGCGACGAAATCAGCGATCTGAGCCAGGCCAACGCTGCCAAGCAGGCCACCCTGGCCGCCCAGGCCCGTGAACTTGAGTTGTTGCAGATGGATCGCGACGAAGCCCGCGACGCCGCCCACGCCTGGCAGCTTGAACGCGCCAGCCGTGAAGCCGAATTGCGCCGCCTCGACGCCCAGAGCGCAGCCCTGGGCGCCGAACTGCGCGAACAGCAGGAAAGCCATCAGCAACGCCTCGACGACCTGCAGGGCTCGCGAGACGAGCTGCGCGCGCAGTTTGCCGAAATGGCCACGAAGATCTTCGATGAGCGCGAGCAACGCTTCGCCCAGACCAGCCAGCAACACCTGGGGCAGTTGCTCGATCCGCTCAAGGAGCGCATCCAGGCCTTCGAAAAACGCGTTGAAGACAGCTACCAGCAGGAGGCCCGCGAGCGCTTCTCGCTGGCCAAGGAACTGGAGCGCCTGCAGCAGCTCAACCTGCGCCTGAGCGATGAAGCCACCAACCTGACCCAGGCGCTCAAGGGCCAGAAGACCCAGGGCAACTGGGGCGAGCTGATTCTGGAGCGGGTGCTGGAGCACGCCGGGCTGGAGAAGGGGCGCGAGTATCAGACCCAGGTCAGCCTCAAGAGCGCCGACGGCGAGCGCTTCCAGCCCGACGTGCTGATCATGCTGCCGGGCGACAAGCAGGTGGTGGTCGACTCCAAGGTCAGCCTCACCGCCTACCAGCAGTACGTTGCCGCCGACGACAGCGAGATCGCCCAGGCCGCGCTCAAGCAGCACGTGTTGTCGCTGCGCAATCATGTCAAAGGCCTGTCCGGCAAGGATTACAACCGTCTCGAAGGCCTGCACAGCCTGGATTTCGTGTTGCTCTTCGTGCCCATCGAAGCGGCGTTTTCGGCGGCCCTGCAGGCCGAACCGAACCTGTTCCAGGAAGCCTTCGACCGCCAGATCGTGATTGTCAGCCCGACCACTTTGCTGGCCACCTTGCGGGTCATCGACAGCCTGTGGAAGCAGGAGCGTCAGAGCCAGAATGCCCGGGAAATCGCCGAGCGCGCCGGCTGGCTGTACGACAAGTTCGTGCTGTTCATCCAGGACCTGGACGAGCTGGGCAACCGCCTGCAGCAGGTCGACAAAGCCTACAGCGCGGCGCGCAACAAGCTCTGCGAGGGCCGCGGCAACCTGATCAGCCGCAGCGAACAGCTCAAGCTGCTCGGCGCCCGGGCGAGCAAGAGCCTGCCTGCCGACCTGCTCGAACGGGCCATGAGCGAAGGCGACCCACTGGCCGCCAGCGCCCTTACTGGACCAGGCTTAGATGCCGATTGA